A single Fusarium oxysporum Fo47 chromosome IV, complete sequence DNA region contains:
- a CDS encoding retromer subunit VPS17: MDYSSTIHDVEDPAGDSPWGNSPVSSPSRNNIAAFNPASADAPPPFRYNTQSSNGLSQDQSASQSEEFQRPGTATTASGTEDGTEASGTLNTSEAQSQSTAAEPSAGEDGQSQAHSQQQNQASATVSQSGQEQHPPKPAGPQYRLQAKITGLERTGKKDPILRFDVHTNIPRFRTTQFRDVRRLHSEFVKLADHLISANPEVFVPAVPPPLTSAGAGTDEDEIRVKALMQRWLNYVCGNEILMRDDEMVLFVESDFGYSPMVKKKQPATGVRRKILKQFAPPPDDTPELADARPTVKLFYLGSMDAGHKVDKLVKARRGLGLSEADYGAKLTSMHVQEPHPGLANAYRKLGKVVQTVGDYHAAQATAEATTIGDPFQYHSQDAFIVKESLTNRQILIREFLQAQEATRSKLNAADRLKASSSVRREKVDEAITALDDARQHETYLYNKTNRVTQNLVQERRKWFSRTSADLRLSIREYVLREIEAERRTLALLETVRPDIRSIDASGGLSRLGRESHPTVRRSSLAASQGPKGDSWSGVPRRSDATGRSVSGSLISKVSEEGESEESTEAAQGRQTGGRAGLKGVSEEDDEDRVDARNAASRLAASTF, from the exons ATGGACTACAGCTCCACGATCCACGACGTGGAGGATCCCGCTGGCGATTCACCATGGGGCAACTCCCCTGTGTCGTCTCCATCGCGAAACAACATTGCTGCCTTCAATCCCGCCTCAGCTGATGCTCCTCCTCCCTTTCGCTACAACACACAATCCTCGAATGGCCTGTCTCAGGACCAGTCTGCATCTCAGTCTGAAGAATTCCAGCGTCCGGGGACTGCGACTACAGCCTCCGGCACTGAAGATGGTACTGAGGCTTCAGGTACGCTGAACACCTCAGAGGCGCAGTCGCAATCCACAGCCGCTGAACCGTCAGCTGGGGAGGATGGGCAATCTCAAGCACATAGCCAGCAACAAAACCAGGCTAGTGCAACGGTTTCACAGTCTGGACAGGAACAGCACCCCCCAAAACCGGCTGGGCCTCAGTATCGACTCCAAGCCAAGATTACGGGACTTGAACGCACCGGCAAGAAGGATCCCATCCTCCGATTCGATGTTCAC ACCAACATTCCCCGCTTTCGAACAACTCAATTCCGAGATGTCCGCCGTCTACACTCCGAGTTTGTTAAACTCGCCGATCATCTGATATCTGCGAATCCAGAGGTGTTTGTCCCCGCGGTCCCGCCGCCTCTGACCTCGGCTGGAGCTGGGACAGACGAGGACGAGATTCGGGTCAAGGCCCTGATGCAGCGGTGGTTGAACTACGTTTGCGGTAACGAAATCCTGATGCGGGACGACGAGATGGTACTCTTTGTGGAGAGTGACTTTGGTTATAGCCCcatggtgaagaagaagcagccaGCGACAGGCGTCCGCAGAAAGATTTTGAAGCAGTTCGCTCCACCCCCTGATGATACCCCTGAGCTTGCGGATGCACGTCCAACCGTCAAGCTCTTTTATCTTGGTAGCATGGATGCCGGCCACAAGGTTGATAAGCTGGTCAAGGCCAGGAGGG GACTTGGCCTTTCCGAAGCCGATTACGGTGCTAAACTCACAAGTATGCATGTCCAGGAACCCCATCCTGGTTTGGCAAATGCATATCGAAAGCTGGGTAAAGTCGTCCAGACCGTCGGCGACTATCATGCTGCCCAAGCGACAGCAGAGGCTACAACTATTGGCGACCCATTCCAATATCACTCACAAGACGCTTTCATTGTCAAGGAGTCCCTTACCAACCGACAGATTCTGATTCGCGAATTCTTACAAGCTCAGGAAGCTACCCGTAGCAAGCTCAATGCGGCTGATCGCCTTAAGGCCAGTTCGAGTGTTCGCCGCGAAAAGGTGGACGAGGCCATCACAGCATTGGACGACGCTCGCCAGCACGAGACCTACTTGTACAATAAGACCAACCGTGTCACCCAAAACTTGGTCCAGGAGCGTCGTAAGTGGTTCTCGAGAACTTCTGCTGATCTACGTCTGAGCATTAGGGAATATGTGCTCAGAGAGATTGAAGCTGAGAGGCGGACTCTGGCCCTGCTGGAGACAGTCCGACCGGATATTCGATCAATTGACGCCTCCGGTGGATTGAGCCGATTGGGTCGTGAGTCGCATCCTACCGTGCGTCGATCGAGTCTCGCAGCCAGTCAAGGCCCCAAGGGTGACTCTTGGAGTGGCGTTCCTCGCCGTTCAGATGCCACGGGTCGCAGCGTGTCGGGCAGTCTCATCAGCAAGGTGTCAGAGGAGGGCGAGAGCGAAGAGAGCACCGAGGCAGCTCAAGGGCGACAGACGGGGGGCCGTGCCGGTCTTAAGGGTGTCAGcgaagaggatgacgaggatcGTGTGGATGCTAGGAATGCTGCGAGCAGGCTGGCGGCCAGCACATTCTAA
- a CDS encoding chaperonin 10-like protein: MAPVATGEIAPTHLPGGPSKPLSISASVLHGPRDLRLETRTIEAPAVGELQIAIKATGICGSDVSYYKKFANGDLCACHPLSLGHESSGEVVAIGPQVSGFKLGDRVALEVGVACGNCGTCRKGRYNLCKKLRFRSSAKTYPHYQGTLQERINHPAVWCHKLPDNVSFEAAALLEPLSVAIHAVNRARPEPGSTALVIGAGTVGLLTAAMARQSGCTSVTITDIDAGRVNYAISRGFATHGFVTPLSRLNSSNYSSGISTPETGIITPASTFSTASRFDGAKSLAADILASSNPAGTFMLEEDEDGVDVTFECTGKEVCMHTSLYATKAGGKVIMVGMGTPIQTLPLSVAHLREIDILGVFRYSNTYPTGIRLLCSQAANPSGCSLPSLDDMVTHRFKGLDQAQRAFELATRTSDDEGKLVLKIVIEA, translated from the exons ATGGCCCCAGTTGCTACGGGAGAGATCGCACCAACGCATCTACCCGGTGGTCCATCGAAGCCATTGAGCATCAGTGCCTCTGTCTTGCATGGTCCCCGCGATCTGCGACTG GAAACAAGAACCATCGAGGCTCCAGCGGTAGGCGAGCTTCAAATCGCTATCAAGGCGACTGGCATTTGTGGTTCAGATGTATCCTACTACAAGAAGTTTGCCAATGGCGATCTCTGTGCTTGTCACCCACTGTCACTAGGCCATGAATCGTCCGGTGAAGTTGTTGCTATTGGTCCTCAAGTGAGTGGCTTCAAGCTGGGCGACCGAGTTGCTCTTGAAGTTGGTGTTGCTTGTGGAAACTGCGGCACTTGCCGTAAAGGTCGTTATAACCTATGCAAAAAATTGCGTTTCAGAAGCAGTGCCAAAACCTACCCTCACTACCAAGGCACATTGCAAGAGAGGATTAACCATCCCGCTGTCTGGTGCCACAA GTTGCCCGATAACGTCTCGTTCGAGgccgccgccctcctcgaGCCGCTGTCTGTAGCTATCCATGCGGTGAACCGTGCCAGGCCGGAGCCGGGCTCCACTGCCCTTGTTATCGGTGCCGGCACCGTTGGCCTGTTGACTGCCGCAATGGCTCGTCAATCAGGCTGCACCTCGGTCACAATCACTGATATCGATGCTGGGCGTGTCAACTATGCCATAAGCCGTGGATTTGCAACTCATGGTTTTGTTACCCCCCTGTCCCGTTTGAACTCATCGAACTATTCTTCTGGAATCTCTACACCCGAGACTGGTATCATTACTCCTGCCAGTACCTTTTCAACAGCAAGCCGCTTCGACGGAGCCAAATCATTGGCTGCGGATATCCTTGCTTCATCAAACCCTGCTGGTACCTTCATgcttgaggaggatgaggatggtgtgGATGTCACATTCGAGTGCACTGGAAAGGAGGTATGCATGCACACGAGCTTATATGCCACCAAAGCCGGCGGCAAAGTGATCATGGTGGGCATGGGAACTCCGATCCAGACTCTCCCTCTCTCCGTGGCCCACCTCCGTGAGATTGACATCCTGGGCGTATTCCGGTATTCCAACACATATCCCACCGGTATTCGACTTTTGTGTTCGCAAGCTGCAAATCCCTCTGGCTGCAGCCTGCCCTCGTTGGACGACATGGTTACCCACCGTTTCAAGGGCCTCGATCAGGCACAACGTGCATTTGAGCTAGCAACACGCACCAGTGACGATGAGGGCAAACTTGTCCTGAAGATTGTTATTGAGGCATAA
- a CDS encoding major facilitator superfamily domain-containing protein produces MSPPDKTESHAPDRKSFNSLSSAEPQSPFEPNNKISSKDEKPQPLQGNQQESANDTKEDESSPKGPAFDKEAQENYKPKTLKFWLIILSVFAAMFLVALDRTIIATAIPQITNDFQSLGDIGWYGSAYMLTTAAFQLIFGRIYRFYPLRTTFLVCILLFEIGSAICGAAPHSVAFIIGRAIAGIGSAGIMTGSMMSIVPMIPLHKRPMFQSMFGMVFGISSVVGPLLGGAFTQHATWRWCFYMNLPVGFVASVFLFFFLHISPKKHEPVPVLKHITRLDPLGTFFFVPSMICLILALQWGGSTYPWGNWRIILLFVLFALTAFIFALIQIKMPETATVPAKVITQRTMLACAWTMLFVGGGMMIVVYYLPLWFQATKGAKPVDSGIYTIPLVLSLVVASIVSAAFTQRIGYYVPSMLICPCIMAIGEGLLTTLKPDTGSSHWIAYQFLVGFGLGLGMQTSGLAVQATLPKEDIPIGISITFFAQQLGGAIFVSVGQTVLNGLLAKHLSDIPNLTPKKIVDAGATELNNIVPPEYMPLVKDAYNIAITRIFFVSLALTLAQLICALGVEWKSIKPKTESSPEAGNPQVRQESKPEEP; encoded by the exons atGTCTCCCCCTGACAAGACCGAATCTCATGCTCCAGATCGCAAATCATTCAACTCGCTCTCATCAGCCGAACCACAAAGTCCTTTCGAACCTAACAACAAAATATCATCAAAAGATGAGAAGCCTCAACCACTTCAAGGCAACCAGCAAGAGTCCGCAAATGACACCAAGGAAGATGAGTCAAGCCCCAAGGGCCCAGCTTTCGACAAAGAAGCTCAGGAGAACTACAAACCAAAGACACTGAAGTTCTGGCTTATAATCCTCTCCGTCTTTGCTGCCATGTTTCTCGTCGCTCTCGACCGCACAATCATTGCAACTGCCATTCCTCAAATCACAAACGACTTCCAGAGTTTAGGCGACATAGGATGGTATGGTTCTGCATACATGCTCACAACAGCTGCCTTTCAGCTCATTTTTGGTCGTATCTATCGATTTTACCCTTTAAGGACGACCTTCCTTGTCTGTATCTTGCTGTTCGAGATTGGCTCTGCCATTTGTGGTGCCGCTCCCCATTCTGTTGCCTTCATAATCGGAAGAGCTATTGCTGGTATTGGCTCAGCAGGCATCATGACTGGATCGATGATGTCCATTGTTCCTATGATTCCTCTTCATAAGCGGCCAATGTTCCAAT CCATGTTTGGCATGGTTTTTGGCATCTCGTCCGTTGTTGGACCTCTTCTTGGGGGAGCCTTCACTCAGCATGCCACTTGGCGATGGTGTTTCTATATGAATCTCCCTGTAGGATTCGTCGCCTcggtcttcctcttcttcttcctccacaTATCACCCAAGAAGCACGAACCTGTTCCTGTTCTAAAGCATATCACCCGATTAGACCCGCTCGGAACATTCTTCTTTGTGCCATCCATGATCTGCCTCATCCTGGCACTTCAATGGGGTGGCTCGACTTACCCCTGGGGCAACTGGCGAATAATTCTCCTCTTCGTTCTCTTCGCTCTTACAGCCTTCATTTTTGCTCTCATACAGATCAAGATGCCCGAGACTGCAACTGTCCCCGCCAAGGTCATCACTCAGAGGACTATGCTGGCCTGTGCATGGACCATGTtgtttgttggtggtggtatGATGATTGTCGTTTACTATCTCCCCCTGTGGT TCCAGGCTACCAAGGGCGCCAAACCCGTCGACTCGGGCATTTATACGATCCCGTTAGTGCTAAGCCTTGTCGTAGCTAGTATTGTCTCTGCTGCCTTCACCCAGCGCATTGGCTACTATGTCCCATCTATGCTGATATGTCCCTGTATCATGGCCATTGGAGAAGGGCTCTTGACCACGCTCAAGCCAGATACGGGTTCATCGCACTGGATTGCCTATCAATTCCTTGTTGGTTTTGGTTTGGGCCTTGGAATGCAGACTTCCGGCCTTGCTGTCCAAGCAACACTCCCCAAGGAGGATATCCCCATCGGAATCTCGATCACCTTCTTCGCACAGCAACTCGGTGGTGCCATATTCGTCTCCGTTGGGCAGACTGTGCTTAACGGGCTTCTCGCGAAACATTTATCAGATATACCCAACCTCACGCCCAAGAAAATTGTCGATGCAGGCGCTACAGAACTGAACAACATAGTTCCGCCCGAGTACATGCCCCTGGTGAAGGACGCCTACAACATTGCCATTACCCGGATATTCTTTGTGAGTCTGGCATTGACTCTAGCCCAGTTGATTTGCGCGCTTGGTGTGGAATGGAAGAgcatcaagcccaagaccGAGTCATCGCCAGAGGCCGGCAACCCTCAGGTTCGACAGGAGTCAAAGCCAGAAGAGCCATGA
- a CDS encoding fungal-specific transcription factor domain-containing protein, whose product MPYPNGIPGVPGSAPQQQQQSQVQQPQDPSAVKLTRGTSCVLCQQRKVRCDKNKPCANCVKAKVECRVIPPQPPRRRKKRLQEKDLIDRLKKYETLLAEHGVKVDAIGHELRPDGPPGEDVEELENDFEGLKTTPEASSSPAPSNSEQRTGGGAWFSYHKEFRASEHMLQDSSDDEPEVGSSIHRAFDRMFDTDGFPFIIGAAPVPIVNLHPSTIHIFQLWQIYIDNINPLLKITHVPTVQAQIIEASSDLENAPKNIEALMFSMYLMAITSLEDADVYKRFNETKKELLARYHTGTQHALTKAGFMRVNDPILLQAYILYLFAVRWFVDPRQVFCLIGLAVRIAQRMGLHRDPAQFGLPPFEVEQRRRLWWTLVGYDRRLGEMAGSTVTALSTGGDCKIPMNVNDSDLHVDGKELPTPHSGPTEMLFSLTRVELAMAVSSDSNRDSYKMNNTDKSPAGTPASKNQATIRLAGQDGPAYTLDGFCAHIEGTYLSQCDPKIPLHFFTLTMTRQAMCKMRIISFLVRMHSNDDNLPLKDVERDSLFLQATQMIEYDNVVQSSESLRPFKWYSMHHFPFPAYMFLVQELRHRVSGPMVERAWDAIEKNHDLRGLLNNYHNPMHMAFGGHFIKAWDAHETALIAAGRQVHRPAFLGPLRERVAARRRAKQANRPVPNPPQPPIGVPHSQVTTPSSTGFAPSVGHMTPGTVHHGQRANSGSVASSDEPGEMDWTYMMSGYNDTSSFTPMGGFGSFSGGIGGGMPGMPPGMGGMGRPPTGNPPGGRMFGGN is encoded by the exons ATGCCCTACCCAAATGGCATTCCCGGTGTCCCCGGATCGGCCccgcagcagcaacagcagtcTCAAGTGCAGCAACCTCAGGATCCTTCCGCCGTCAAATTAACTCGAGGGACCAGCTGTGTGCTTTGTCAACAGCGTAAGGTCCGCTGTGACAAGAACAAGCCGTGTGCCAACTGTGTAAAGGCCAAAGTTGAATGTCGTGTTATTCCACCCCAGCCTCCTCGCCGCCGGAAGAAGCGTCTCCAGGAGAAGGACTTGATCGATCGGCTAAAAAAGTACGAAACCCTTCTAGCGGAGCACGGTGTCAAAGTTGATGCCATCGGGCATGAATTAAGACCTGATGGCCCCCCGggtgaagatgttgaagaacttgagaacGATTTTGAAGGTCTTAAGACAACCCCTGAAGCTAGTTCATCCCCTGCACCATCTAATTCAGAGCAACG GACTGGCGGCGGGGCGTGGTTTTCTTATCACAAGGAG TTTCGAGCCAGTGAACACATGCTGCAAGATTCCTCTGATGATGAACCTGAAGTGGGCTCAAGTATTCATCGTGCCTTTGATCGAATGTTTGACACTGATGGGTTTCCTTTCATCATTGGAGCTGCCCCAGTCCCTATTGTGAATCTTCATCCTTCCACAATACACATCTTCCAGCTCTGGCAAATATATATCGACAACATTAATCCCCTGCTCAAGATAACACATGTTCCTACAGTTCAAGCACAGATCATAGAGGCGAGCTCTGATCTCGAAAATGCACCAAAGAACATCGAGGCTCTCATGTTCTCCATGTACCTCATGGCGATCACATCGCTTGAGGATGCAGACGTCTACAAACGGTTCAACGAGACCAAAAAGGAGCTCCTGGCAAGATACCATACTGGCACACAGCATGCCCTGACGAAAGCCGGGTTTATGAGGGTCAACGATCCTATTCTCTTGCAGGCGTATATTCTTTACCTC TTTGCTGTTCGATGGTTCGTTGACCCTCGTCAAGTATTCTGCCTCATTGGTTTAGCTGTCCGCATTGCCCAGCGGATGGGACTTCACCGGGATCCAGCGCAGTTTGGGCTACCGCCATTTGAGGTTGAGCAGCGTCGCCGACTGTGGTGGACCCTTGTGGGATACGATCGACGGCTAGGAGAGATGGCAGGATCAACAGTCACTGCTCTCTCGACCGGCGGCGACTGCAAGATTCCCATGAACGTCAACGACTCGGATTTACATGTTGACGGTAAAGAGTTACCTACACCACACTCTGGACCAACCGAGATGCTCTTTTCTCTTACGAGAGTCGAGCTCGCCATGGCGGTTTCAAGCGATAGTAATCGCGACAGCTACAAAATGAACAACACAGATAAGAGTCCTGCTGGGACACCTGCTTCCAAGAATCAAGCTACCATCCGCCTTGCTGGTCAAGACGGCCCTGCTTATACGCTCGACGGTTTCTGTGCACACATAGAAGGCACTTACCTGAGCCAATGCGACCCTAAGATCCCCCTGCACTTTTTTACCCTTACCATGACTCGTCAAGCTATGTGCAAGATGCGAATCATTAGCTTCCTTGTTCGAATGCATAGCAATGATGACAATCTGCCTCTTAAAGACGTTGAACGCGACAGCCTCTTTCTACAAGCCACGCAAATGATCGAATACGACAATGTCGTCCAGTCATCCGAGTCCCTCCGGCCCTTCAAATGGTACTCTATGCACCACTTCCCCTTTCCCGCCTACATGTTTCTTGTCCAGGAGCTACGCCACCGCGTCTCTGGCCCAATGGTAGAGCGAGCATGGGATGCCATCGAAAAGAATCATGACCTCCGtggccttctcaacaactacCACAACCCTATGCATATGGCATTTGGTGGCCATTTCATCAAAGCCTGGGATGCGCATGAAACTGCCTTGATAGCTGCTGGCAGACAGGTTCACAGACCAGCTTTCTTGGGGCCTTTGCGTGAGCGTGTAGCAGCTCGCCGGCGAGCAAAGCAAGCCAATCGACCTGTTCCAAATCCTCCCCAGCCTCCAATCGGCGTCCCGCATTCTCAGGTCACGACGCCCTCTTCCACTGGGTTTGCCCCCTCTGTTGGCCACATGACGCCCGGAACTGTGCACCATGGTCAACGGGCAAACTCGGGCTCCGTTGCCTCCAGCGACGAGCCTGGTGAGATGGACTGGACTTATATGATGTCCGGTTACAACGACACTTCAAGTTTCACCCCGATGGGCGGGTTTGGCAGCTTCAGTGGTGGCATTGGCGGGGGTATGCCTGGTATGCCACCTGGGATGGGAGGTATGGGGCGTCCTCCGACTGGTAATCCTCCAGGTGGTCGCATGTTTGGTGGGAATTAG
- a CDS encoding S-adenosyl-L-methionine-dependent methyltransferase, giving the protein MDHRDPEEDPTSDYGDSIATSEFTSVNTRELYSYEHGRRYQGFLCGRYGLPNDDAEQVREGLKHKLYLDYLLDGKLFLAPIGNNPQKIVDLGTGVGMWAQDVAENFPSARVIGCDLSPIQPHWTPPNVEFRVEDLEDENRPWTRIYDDADLIHVRALLQTLRKPRQLLERAFDSFNAARKLKPGAWIEIHEIVPFVFSVDGTAGDDHPMNQFYRLVEGPFTTIYGWNLRFPFQIVEALRDVGFINVNERHSYTPVGRWHQEAKMREMGIFTQNILEEWVTAMLGRPDIMGVTEEEAYELGHSVFETFNNTRIHAQLDWIDCWAQKPLS; this is encoded by the exons ATGGACCATAGAGACCCCGAAGAGGACCCAACGTCAGACTATGGAGATTCAATAGCAACCTCCGAATTTACTTCAGTTAATACCAGGGAACTTTACTCGTACGAACATGGAAG GCGGTATCAAGGCTTTCTCTGTGGTCGTTATGGCCTACCAAACGACGATGCTGAGCAGGTTCGCGAGGGCCTGAAGCATAAGCTGTACCTGGATTATCTCCTCGACGGAAAGCTATTTCTGGCCCCCATCGGGAACAACCCGCAAAAGATTGTTGATCTTGGTACAGGTGTTGGCATGTGGGCCCAAGACG TCGCAGAAAACTTTCCCAGCGCACGAGTTATAGGATGTGATCTTTCACCCATCCAACCGCATTGGACGCCGCCCAACGTTGAATTTCGAGTAGAAGATCTCGAGGATGAAAATCGTCCATGGACAAGAATATATGATGATGCAGATTTAATTCATGTCAGAGCCTTGTTACAGACCTTGCGAAAACCGAGACAGCTATTAGAAAGAGCTTTTGA CTCATTCAATGCTGCTAGAAAGCTGAAACCAGGTGCTTGGATTGAAATCCATGAAATTGTTCCCTTTGTCTTCTCTGTTGACGGTACTGCCGGAGATGATCATCCTATGAACCAGTTCTACCGCCTTGTCGAGGGTCCCTTTACAACGATATATGGTTGGAACCTACGCTTTCCATTCCAGATCGTTGAAGCGCTGCGTGACGTTGGATTCATCAATGTCAATGAACGCCATTCATACACACCTGTTGGCCGATGGCACCAGGAAGCGAAAATGCGAGAAATGGGAATTTTCACCCAAAATATCCTTGAGGAATGGGTCACGGCAATGCTCGGCCGTCCGGACATCATGGGAGtcacagaagaagaggcctATGAGCTTGGGCACAGCGTATTCGAAACCTTCAACAACACTCGCATTCACGCACAACTCGACTGGATTGATTGCTGGGCGCAGAAGCCACTTTCATAG
- a CDS encoding CDC45 family — MYLPRQLISKLYVHLQQTRHPLSPPVLILVALEPDALCACRILTRLLKHDYIPHKIQPVAGYTDLEKAGRELVVPMMESRGGSGGVVVCLGVGGMVDLGPLLGLEPEGDDQPYSGVEVWVMDAHRPWNLGNVFGGFPLDPETEVSSSYQSRCPTGVNGGMIESAFKPGKGGIIVFDDGDIVDDMQTERNAYLELMEMPEIDDDGEDLGDTDDEDDDENPNDIIPEPVRAGQKRKSWSDAEDESDDDRPHQRRRSNSSSSIAESPRRPQQRGLISMRQPDLGLSSDAIEPPSGAQLLAGPSLRAQKRQLLRLRQKHEAILHQYYKVGSSFSEPLSSMMYSLASDLGRADNDLLWLSIVGVTSMELYGRSSAGIAAPVRQSDKSRPTGWLGARGARIRQEFRDEVRRLNPPELANGRVAAENAGVIPTTARNPEDTGIRLSPEPRFLLIRHWSLYDSMLHSPYLFSRLKTWSEAGIKRLHKLLAKMGVSLAQCKQSYTHMDMMLKRELRAKLLKYGSLYNLDEMVPSVDTDGKDRAGAKDGWGFVRSWGWRATLSAQDVGVVIGALLEVGKHVQNPDPAVIASQAGRDAEEEAEFAAQGEEWIERFWEAYDALENIDALKAGLPTAQFLHRAIYRTGTSLINKKQIKHLRAFRMCVVKEGPDVSLFTHPAALTKLSLWIGEALAEQERETHGKLSHGGRGTPLVVASLNEKRGVYVVVGTGGGGGPDTTLLDREAAKKRKAEREEKLKKKEESRLAKQKIREDKRAARRDVGDDDDELETESEDSDSSDSDASDDEDVEHEKGYGLNKFGIAFQEVVAETNTRVRIDSFEHCVVEVKKEDLGGFLESLSMKVVVG, encoded by the exons ATGTATCTCCCGCGGCAATTGATCTCTAAACTCTACGTCCACCTTCAGCAAACAAGACACCCGCTCTCCCCACCTGTACTTATTCTCGTCGCTCTCGAACCCGATGCTCTTTGTGCTTGCAGGATCCTAACCCGGCTACTGAAACATGACTATATTCCCCACAAAATACAGCCTGTTGCTGGTTATAcagatcttgagaaggctggCCGAGAATTGGTCGTGCCCATGATGGAGTCTCGGGGAGGTAGTGGTGGTGTCGTTGTATGCCTTGGTGTTGGGGGTATGGTTGATCTGGGGCCactccttggccttgagccTGAAGGTGACGATCAGCCTTACAGTGGTGTCGAGGTCTGGGTTATGGACGCTCATCGACCGTGGAACCTTGGAAACGTTTTTGGCGGGTTTCCCCTCGACCCCGAAACGGAGGTCTCATCGTCTTATCAGTCGAGATGCCCTACTGGTGTCAATGGTGGTATGATTGAATCAGCATTTAAACCTGGTAAGGGTGGTATTATTGTCTTTGATGACGGCGATATTGTCGACGATATGCAAACTGAGCGCAATGCGTATCTCGAATTGATGGAGATGCCCGAAATCGACGACGATGGTGAGGACTTGGGAGACaccgacgatgaggatgacgacgaaaaTCCAAACGATATCATTCCAGAGCCTGTTCGTGCAGGTCAGAAGCGAAAAAGCTGGTCAGATGCAGAGGACGAAAGCGACGATGATAGGCCCCACCAACGGCGAAGGAGTAACTCA TCTAGCTCTATCGCTGAATCACCTCGGCGCCCACAGCAAAGAGGGCTCATATCAATGCGACAGCCTGATCTTGGTCTGTCAAGCGATGCTATCGAGCCTCCCTCTGGAGCACAGTTACTTGCAGGGCCGTCACTTCGCGCACAAAAGAGACAGCTCCTGCGGTTACGACAAAAGCACGAGGCCATTCTCCACCAATATTACAAAGTTGGATCTTCTTTCTCGGAACCGTTATCATCGATGATGTATTCGCTTGCTTCTGATCTTGGCAGAGCAGACAATGACCTCCTATGGTTATCTATAGTTGGAGTCACATCTATGGAACTCTATGGCCGCTCATCGGCAGGCATTGCTGCGCCTGTCAGACAGAGCGACAAGAGTCGCCCAACAGGTTGGTTGGGCGCTCGAGGTGCTAGAATACGCCAAGAATTTCGCGATGAAGTCAGGCGATTGAACCCCCCAGAACTTGCGAATGGACGTGTTGCTGCAGAAAATGCAGGCGTGATTCCTACGACAGCAAGGAACCCTGAAGATACGGGAATTCGGCTGTCCCCTGAGCCCAGATTCTTGCTAATCAGACACTGGAGCCTCTACGACAGTATGCTGCACTCGCCATATCTCTTTTCTCGCCTCAAGACTTGGAGCGAAGCAGGAATCAAGCGACTTCACAAGTTACTTGCAAAGATGGGGGTCAGCCTGGCACAGTGCAAGCAGAGCTATACTCACATGGACATGATGCTGAAACGTGAGTTAAGGGCAAAGCTATTGAAATACGGCTCACTTTACAACCTTGACGAGATGGTACCGTCCGTCGATACGGATGGTAAAGACCGTGCTGGCGCGAAGGATGGGTGGGGGTTTGTCCGAAGTTGGGGATGGCGAGCAACGCTGAGTGCCCAGGATGTGGGAGTCGTTATTGGTGCGCTGCTAGAAGTTGGAAAACATGTTCAGAATCCAGACCCCGCCGTAATAGCAAGTCAAGCTGGTCGAGACGCGGAAGAGGAGGCCGAGTTTGCAGCTCAGGGCGAAGAATGGATTGAGCGGTTCTGGGAGGCATATGACGCGCTTGAAAA TATCGACGCGCTGAAGGCCGGTCTTCCTACTGCTCAGTTCCTCCACCGTGCCATCTACCGGACAGGAACATCTCTTATCAACAAAAAGCAAATCAAGCATCTTCGTGCATTCCGCATGTGTGTGGTCAAGGAGGGCCCTGACGTTTCATTGTTCACCCATCCGGCAGCGCTGACCAAATTATCACTCTGGATAGGCGAAGCCCTTGCTGAACAAGAGAGGGAAACGCATGGCAAGCTATCACATGGTGGTCGCGGTACACCCCTTGTCGTCGCAAGCCTGAACGAGAAAAGAGGTGTATATGTCGTCGTGGGCACtggcggcggtggcggtCCAGATACCACACTGCTTGACAGAGAAGCCGCCAAGAAACGGAAAGccgagagagaagaaaagctcaagaagaaagaagagtcACGTCTAGCGAAGCAGAAGATACGAGAGGATAAGCGTGCAGCCCGACGAGACGTgggtgatgatgacgacgaacTGGAAACGGAATCAGAGGACTCGGATAGCTCAGACTCTGACGCGTcggatgacgaggatgtcGAGCATGAGAAAGGCTACGGCCTCAACAAGTTTGGCATCGCGTTTCAAGAGGTAGTGGCAGAAACCAACACGCGGGTTCGAATTGACAGTTTTGAGCATTGCGTGGTAGaggtgaagaaggaggatctTGGTGGTTTTCTTGAGAGCTTGAGCATgaaggttgttgttggctga